GCAATATGATAGAGCACTATGGCTGAGAAACATCTCGATCAAGAATTTCTTGAGAATATTGTCAAAGTGCTGGTCAATAATCCGAGCGACGTGAAAATCACCCGAACGGTTGATGAAATGGGAGTCCTTCTTTCTTTGAAGGTTAACCCGGCTGACATGGGTCAGATCATCGGCCGCGGTGGTGAGACTGCCCGCTGCATTCGATCTTTGGTCAGATTAGTCGGCTTGAAAAATAAAGCCAGAATCAACTTAAAGATCGAGGAACCGGAAGGCGGTCGAGCTCCAAGAGCTCCACGAGCCGCTCAACCGACCAGTGCTGTGACTGACGAAGAATTCAAGCTCTAAAGCGCGGTTCTTCAGAAGTGAGAATCACCCCAAAATTTGGGGTGATTCTTATTTAGCCGATTTTGTTTCCGCCTTAGCGGATTACAAAATCGAGCATCCCGTCACCGGCAGAGGCGGAGAGGGATTACCTTATAGTATATCGCTATGATGTATCGCTATTTGCAAAATAGCGGAGTTGCCAAATATATGATATAATTACATAATCTAAATAAAATTTATTTCACTATAACCCAATTCGACATAATCACTATATTTTGCCAATTTTCTTTCGCCAAAGGCGAATATAGAAAATTGAACAT
This window of the Patescibacteria group bacterium genome carries:
- a CDS encoding KH domain-containing protein; its protein translation is MAEKHLDQEFLENIVKVLVNNPSDVKITRTVDEMGVLLSLKVNPADMGQIIGRGGETARCIRSLVRLVGLKNKARINLKIEEPEGGRAPRAPRAAQPTSAVTDEEFKL